From a single Pseudomonas cremoricolorata genomic region:
- a CDS encoding GntR family transcriptional regulator produces the protein MASKKSPAAAPTDTDTAIPIDRKVVLGDTLRRRILSMELAPGAVVDEIALGNEFGLSRPPVRELLRQIAAEGYIELETNRAPRVAAMNHDSLRSFFLAAPLIYIATTQLAALHASPSEVEQLKRIQAQFRQAIEDKDVENRVIHNDAFHLEIGKMAHNDYLMPSLRRLLIDHARLGRIFYRHPTTDDMQRDLELACDQHDQMIAAIERRDPQGATEIVQAHWELSRRRMAEYTAPSGVEVALAY, from the coding sequence ATGGCCAGCAAGAAATCCCCCGCAGCGGCGCCCACCGATACTGATACGGCCATTCCTATCGACCGCAAGGTGGTGCTGGGCGATACCCTGCGTCGGCGCATCCTGAGCATGGAGCTGGCGCCGGGCGCGGTAGTCGACGAGATTGCCTTGGGCAATGAGTTCGGCCTGTCGCGGCCGCCGGTGCGCGAACTGCTGCGCCAGATCGCCGCCGAAGGCTACATCGAGCTGGAAACCAACCGTGCTCCACGGGTGGCGGCAATGAACCACGACTCGTTGCGCAGCTTCTTCCTCGCCGCGCCGCTGATCTACATCGCCACCACTCAACTGGCTGCGCTGCATGCCAGCCCCAGCGAAGTCGAACAGCTCAAACGCATCCAGGCGCAATTCCGTCAGGCCATCGAAGACAAGGACGTGGAAAACCGCGTCATCCACAACGACGCCTTCCATCTGGAAATCGGCAAGATGGCGCACAACGACTACCTCATGCCGAGTCTGCGCCGCCTGCTCATCGACCACGCCCGGCTGGGACGTATCTTCTATCGCCACCCCACCACCGATGACATGCAGCGCGACCTTGAGCTGGCCTGCGACCAGCACGACCAGATGATCGCCGCCATCGAGCGGCGCGACCCCCAGGGCGCCACCGAAATCGTCCAGGCGCACTGGGAACTGTCGCGCCGGCGCATGGCCGAGTACACCGCGCCCAGCGGCGTCGAGGTGGCACTGGCGTACTGA
- a CDS encoding CBS domain-containing protein yields the protein MKKAPCALPVAGPQADLDELINLLIQSGAEALLIVEGGQPLGVVTPTDLLRGVQGSEPEEGAVVLAPEVQA from the coding sequence ATGAAAAAGGCGCCCTGTGCGCTGCCAGTGGCAGGGCCGCAGGCCGACCTCGATGAGTTGATCAACCTGCTGATTCAGTCGGGAGCCGAGGCACTGCTGATCGTCGAGGGTGGCCAGCCTCTGGGCGTGGTCACGCCGACCGACCTGCTGCGTGGCGTGCAGGGCAGCGAGCCGGAGGAGGGCGCAGTGGTGCTCGCGCCTGAGGTGCAGGCATGA
- a CDS encoding ABC transporter permease: MNPSTFPSDFDAAVDAGLEWLTDSGAQVFDFINQVLTGLLQALTWLLNLAPYYVVAVLIGLLAWRLSGHWRSAVLSIAGLLVCASIGLWSETMSTLALVLAATTLALLVGIPCGVLGGLWPKLDGVVQPVLDLLQTLPPYIYLLPVSALLGYGSATALVATFIVAIAPVLRLTALGIRMTPRAFIELGEASGTSPVQLFFKIRLPFAMPSIMTGINQSLMMAFGMVVIAGIVGSGGLGEAIYGAIRTLDIARSIDAALAIVILTLILDRLAQNATSLQREAQHESH, from the coding sequence ATGAATCCGAGTACTTTTCCGAGCGACTTCGATGCAGCGGTGGACGCGGGCCTGGAATGGCTTACCGACAGCGGCGCGCAGGTGTTCGACTTCATCAACCAAGTGCTTACAGGTCTGCTCCAGGCACTGACCTGGCTGCTGAACCTGGCGCCATACTACGTCGTCGCCGTGCTCATTGGCCTTCTGGCCTGGCGACTGTCCGGGCACTGGCGCTCGGCCGTGCTGAGCATCGCGGGGCTCTTGGTGTGCGCCTCCATCGGCTTGTGGAGCGAAACCATGAGCACCCTGGCGCTGGTGCTTGCCGCCACTACGCTGGCGCTGCTGGTGGGGATTCCCTGCGGTGTGCTCGGGGGACTTTGGCCAAAGCTCGATGGGGTCGTACAGCCTGTGCTCGACCTGTTGCAGACCCTGCCGCCCTACATCTACCTGCTACCGGTCAGTGCCCTGCTCGGTTACGGCTCGGCCACCGCGCTGGTGGCAACGTTCATCGTCGCCATCGCGCCCGTGCTGCGGCTCACCGCACTGGGTATTCGCATGACGCCACGCGCGTTCATCGAACTGGGTGAGGCCAGCGGCACCAGCCCTGTGCAGTTGTTCTTCAAGATCCGCTTGCCGTTCGCCATGCCGAGCATCATGACCGGCATAAACCAGAGCCTGATGATGGCCTTCGGCATGGTGGTGATCGCCGGTATCGTTGGCTCCGGCGGCTTGGGTGAAGCCATCTATGGCGCCATTCGCACGCTGGACATCGCGCGCTCGATCGATGCCGCCCTGGCTATCGTCATTCTGACGCTGATCCTCGATCGACTGGCGCAGAACGCCACCTCTTTGCAGCGCGAGGCTCAGCATGAATCCCACTGA
- a CDS encoding ABC transporter permease, translating into MNPTDMRVSPGAWLAAAIDWLNANFHPLFAFISRVVDTVLGAFETLLLALPAWGVIALVTLLALLLINLRTAVLAAAMLGFCWLSGLWTASMQTLALVSVSVLLSVLIAFPLGILAARFKRFEQVSSPVLNIMQTVPPWVYLIPAVMIFSLGKVPAIMATVIYGVAPMMRLTTLAFRQVPRNLLELGQALGATPRVILLKIEIPCAVPTLLVGLNQCILLSLAMVVLAGLVGAGGLGAEVTRGLTRMEMGLGLRAGLAIVAVALLLDLLSRGLLQRKPIQRR; encoded by the coding sequence ATGAATCCCACTGACATGCGCGTTTCTCCTGGCGCCTGGCTGGCAGCTGCAATCGACTGGCTCAATGCCAATTTCCACCCGCTGTTCGCCTTCATCAGCCGCGTGGTCGACACCGTGCTGGGCGCCTTCGAGACGCTGCTGCTGGCCTTGCCGGCCTGGGGCGTGATCGCCCTGGTGACGCTTCTTGCATTGTTGCTGATCAATCTGCGGACCGCGGTGCTGGCGGCGGCGATGCTTGGTTTCTGCTGGCTGTCGGGACTGTGGACGGCGTCGATGCAGACCCTGGCGCTGGTGTCGGTGTCGGTGCTGCTGTCGGTGCTGATCGCTTTCCCGCTGGGCATTCTCGCGGCGCGGTTCAAGCGCTTCGAGCAGGTATCCAGCCCGGTGCTGAACATCATGCAAACCGTACCTCCGTGGGTCTACCTGATTCCGGCGGTGATGATCTTCAGCCTCGGCAAGGTGCCGGCGATCATGGCAACGGTCATCTACGGCGTCGCGCCGATGATGCGCCTGACCACCCTGGCGTTTCGTCAGGTGCCGCGCAACCTGCTGGAGCTGGGTCAGGCCTTGGGCGCTACGCCTCGGGTGATTTTGCTGAAGATCGAAATCCCCTGCGCCGTGCCAACGCTGCTGGTTGGCCTCAACCAATGCATTCTGCTGTCGCTGGCGATGGTGGTGCTGGCGGGTCTGGTCGGTGCCGGCGGTCTGGGTGCCGAGGTGACGCGCGGCCTGACGCGTATGGAAATGGGCCTGGGCCTGCGCGCGGGGCTGGCCATCGTGGCGGTGGCCTTGTTGCTCGATCTCCTGTCGCGGGGCTTGTTGCAACGTAAACCGATTCAACGACGCTAG